In Nerophis lumbriciformis linkage group LG04, RoL_Nlum_v2.1, whole genome shotgun sequence, a single window of DNA contains:
- the glrx3 gene encoding glutaredoxin 3 — MANLVEAKTQSDFEGFLAKAGKRLTVVHFQAAWAPQCGLMNEVMAELAKEHTHSTFVQLEAEAVPEVSEKYEIASVPTFLFFKGGEKVDRLDGAHAPELTKKVQRLGSAGEPDSGPTDLNQRLNKLINAAPCMLFMKGSAHEPRCGFSRQIVALLKEHDVQFSSFDILSDEEVRQGLKTFSNWPTYPQLYVNGELVGGLDIVKELAESGELENTCPKTVTLEHRLKTAINRSPVMLFMKGSKEAARCGFSRQILEILNGTGVDYDTFDILEDEEVRQGLKTYSNWPTYPQIYVKGELIGGLDIVKELKESGELVSVLKGDS, encoded by the coding sequence ATGGCGAACCTCGTTGAGGCGAAGACTCAGTCGGACTTTGAGGGGTTCCTCGCCAAAGCCGGCAAACGACTAACGGTGGTGCACTTCCAGGCGGCATGGGCTCCTCAGTGCGGCCTAATGAACGAAGTGATGGCCGAGCTGGCTAAAGAACACACTCACAGCACCTTCGTCCAACTGGAGGCGGAAGCGGTGCCGGAGGTGTCGGAGAAGTACGAAATTGCATCGGTGCCAACTTTCCTTTTTTTCAAAGGAGGTGAAAAAGTGGACCGGCTGGACGGAGCCCACGCTCCCGAGCTGACCAAGAAGGTGCAGCGCTTGGGCTCGGCGGGTGAGCCTGATAGCGGTCCTACTGACCTGAACCAGCGGCTGAACAAGCTGATCAACGCGGCCCCCTGCATGCTCTTCATGAAAGGCTCAGCGCATGAGCCTCGCTGCGGCTTCAGCCGGCAGATCGTTGCCCTCCTTAAGGAACACGACGTCCAGTTCAGCAGTTTCGACATCCTGTCCGACGAGGAGGTCCGACAGGGTCTGAAGACCTTCTCGAACTGGCCCACCTACCCTCAGCTGTACGTCAACGGCGAGCTCGTAGGCGGACTGGACATCGTCAAGGAGCTGGCCGAGTCCGGCGAGCTGGAGAACACCTGCCCGAAAACAGTCACCCTGGAGCACCGTCTCAAGACGGCGATCAACCGGAGCCCCGTAATGCTCTTCATGAAGGGCAGCAAGGAGGCGGCGCGGTGCGGCTTCAGTCGGCAGATCCTGGAGATCCTGAACGGCACCGGCGTGGATTATGACACGTTTGACATCCTGGAGGACGAGGAGGTACGACAGGGTCTCAAGACATACTCCAACTGGCCCACCTACCCGCAGATTTACGTGAAGGGGGAGCTCATCGGGGGTTTGGACATTGTCAAGGAGCTGAAGGAGAGCGGGGAGCTCGTGTCTGTGCTTAAGGGGGACTCTTAG